The Streptomyces achromogenes DNA segment GCCGTGCGAGGTCGACCAGCACCGGCTCCAGCAGCTCCGGACCGGAGCCGGCACGGCGGTCCTCGGCGGCGGCGTCCGCCACGTTCTCACCTTCCCCGGAGCGCAGGGCCAGGGAGCGCGGTCAGAGGTGACTCCCTCATTACCGGACCCTACGCCCCCCACGCCCCCCGGTCGCGCAGTGCGCGAACCCACCGGCACGCCCGGCACCGGGACGGGCGGGGCCGCCCCGGTATCCATGTCAGTGGCCGGGGCTACAGTCCCCGCCGTGGACCGAAACTCGCTGATCGAACGACTCACCGGCTCCTGGGAGCAGACCCGGACCGCCCGTGACGCCCTCGTGGAACGAGGCGCCCAGGCCGTGGCGCCCGTCCTGGAGGTGCTCTGCGACGAGCGGTCGCCCGTGGACTGGGTCGTCCCCGCGGACGTGCTGTGCCGGATCGGCGAGCCCGCACTCGCCCCGCTGGCCGAGGCCCTCGCCCGGGCCGCATCGGCAGACTCCCCGGAGACGGCCCGCAGGGCCGGCTGGGCGCTCGGGCGTCTGAAGGTCGCAGACGCGGGGGTCTACGTGCCGCTGCTGAGTCACTCCCACCCGAGGGTCCGCGAAGACGCGCTGTTCGCCTTCCAGTGTCAGGGGGAAGCGGCGCTGGAGTTCACCGATCAGCTCATCCCCCTGCTGGGGGATCCCCGGGAGAGCGTCCGGCAGCGAGCCGTGTGGGCGTTCGCGGCCATCGGGGGCGGAGTCGTTCCCGCGCTGCGGCGGGTACGCCGGGAGCCCGCCCCCGGACCCCGGCTGCGGGCCGGCGCGCTGGAGGCGCTCGCGGCCGTCGGCGGTCCGGCCGCGCTGGACCCGGAAGACCTGGACGCGTGGCGACGGCTGACGACGATTCTGCGGACCGGGGAGATCCCGGAGGCCATGCACCTCTGCGGGTCCTGGTACGCGGTGCCGAGCGCCGATCGGAGCGCCGTGCTTGACGCCTTCGATCTGGGGGACGCCGAACCGGTCACCCTGCGCACCGGGGCGGCCGCCTGGAACCACGATCACCACGACTGGCGGCACCGCCGCGAACACGCAGACTGCGCACGGGTGTTCGTCAGCCCGGTGCTGGACGGCTGGACACTCGTCTTCGGCGCCTCGTCCGAGGACACCCATCGCATGGAGGACGCCGACGACGCCCTCCGTGACGAGGTCCGCGAACGCGTGGTGCGGGAGCGGTGCGCGGCTCTCGGCAGGCGATTCGGGGCGGCACAGTGGTACGGGATGAGCTGCGGCGACGACTGGACCGCCTGGTGCGTCGCCGAGGGCGGCGAAGTGGTGCGCTACTACGACGCCTTCGACGCCGAAGAGAGCGACGAGGACGCGGACGGCGGCACCGGAGACGGGGGACCGGCCCACCCGGCGGAGGCCGGATACCTGTTGCCCCATCAGGACGGCTTCCCCGACGACGCCTTCGACGGCGTGAACCCTTCGGACAGCGAAGCGTTCCAGGCCAGATACCGCCAGGTGAAGGAGGAACTCGCGATCCCCGACACGTGCTACGCCGTCGACGTGGCCCGTCGGCTGTCGGTCGACCCCGGCTCCGTCGGAGCGGAGACGACCGTCGGCGGGCACGGGGTGCTCGCGCTGACCGCGTGCGGCCGCCGACACGGGCACCCGGCAGGGGCACTTCCGGTCTGACGCATCGCCTCCTGGCGCTGTGTCCTGTATCACTCTTCGCACAGTGAGTGCCGGGCCGGGGTGTTGTGCGTACCCATCCGTGACGAGCGGAGCCCGGATGCGAGGATGAGGCCGTCATGACTGCTGGGTGGGGTGCGCGCACGGTACGCGCCGCGGTGTTCGCGGCCGTCTGCGTGCTGCTCGCCGCCCTCGGACACGTACTCATGTCGGGCTCCTCCGTGCCGTGGTGGACGATGTCCGCCGGCTTCGCCGCCACAGCCGGCGTCGGCTGGACTCTGGCGGGGCGTGAGCGCGGACTCCCGCTGGTGGTGACCGTCGTGGTCGTCGCTCAGGGGGCGCTGCACTCGGCCTTCTCGTGGGGCCGGACGGCGGCTCCGGCGTCCGGGATCGGTTCGGCGGCACAGGACTCGAGCGATATGTCGACGGGCTCGATGTCCGCCGGTTCGATGTCCGCCGGTTCTGCGGGCTCGATGTCCATGGACGCGATGGACATGGGCTCGCCGGGTTCCATGAACTCCATGAGCATGGGGCACGCGGCGCACGCCGAGCACCTCGGGCACATGGTCCACAGCGCCGGCGGCATGTCGTCGCTGGGCATGCTCGCCGCCCACACGCTGGCCGCCCTGCTGACCGGTCTGTGGCTGGCCCACGGCGAGCGGGCCGCGTTCCGGCTCCTGCGCGCCGTCGCCGGACGGCTCGCCGCACCGCTGTTCCTGCCGCTCGCCGACCTGCCCGCCCCGCCGCGCCGGCCCCGCCTGCGGCCGACGCGCGAGCGTGCCGGGCGGATCCCGCGGCTGACGCTCACGCACACGATCATCTCTCGGGGGCCTCCGGCCGGGACCGCTGTCGTCTGAGACAGCCGGCTTCCCGAAGCCGTCCTGCCGCCGCCGCGTCTGTCGCGGCGTCGGCTCCGAGGCTTCGGACGCGGGGCGGGCACACGTCGTGCGTCCTCGTCCCGTCCCCGTCTCCCTCCCGTCCCGGGACCCTCCGCAGCGGCGGACCTCACAGCGTGCACGTCCCTCCGGGCGCCTGCCCGGCGCCGTGCCGCGCTGTGCCGCCGCGCGTCGCCTCGTCTCGCCTCGCTGCGCCGATCGTCCCGGACCACCCGAGAAGGACTTCAGGTGATCACTCCTGTCCTCCCCCTGCTCCCGGCGTCGTCCGACGAGCACCTCAGGACGACGCCGCCCGACGACGCGGCCACCGGCTGGGCGCTCGCCGCCCGCACCGGCGATCCCGACGCCGTCGACCGGTTCGTGCGGGCCCTGCATCCGGACGTCGTCCGCTACGTCACGTACCTCTCCGCGGACCGGCAACTGGCCGACGACCTCGCGCAGGACACGTTCCTGCGGGCGCTCGGCAGCCTGCACCGGTTCGAGGGGCGCTCGTCGGCACGCACCTGGCTGCTGTCCATCGCGCGCCGCACGGTCGTCGACAGCCTGCGCCACGCCGCCGCCCGGCCGCGGCGGGCCGACGTGGACGACTGGACGAGCTGCGCCGAGCGCGCCCAGCCCGCCGGCCTGCCCGGCTTCGACGACGGCGTGGCCCTGCTCGACCTGCTGGACGCGCTGCCCGCCGAGCGCCGGGAGGCGTTCGTCCTCACGCAGTTGGCGGGCTTTCCCTACACCGAGGCGGCCGAGGCCGGCGGCTGCCCGGTGGGGACGATCCGCTCGCGGGTGGCCCGGGCCCGCGCGACCCTCGTCGGCCTCCTCGAGGAAGCCGAGAGGGCCGAGGCTTCCGACGGCGCCGAGGGAGGGGGCGGGGCCGAGGCCCCGACCCCCCTCGCCGCCTGACGCGACGTCGCGGCCTGCCCGGCGTCATGGGTGCCCGGCAGGCCGCCGGAACGTCCGTGCCCCTCCCGGGGCCGGGCGTTCCGCCAGGTCCGGTTCACGTCCTGCGCGGGGGCGTTTGGCACACTGTCCGCACCCCGGTGAAAGAGGTCCCGCATGTCCATGGTCGGCCACCTGCGCAAAGTCGCGAGCCTGGCTCGGCGCAGCCGACGGCGCGTGGACCTCAGTCATCCGGCCCGCTCCCCGCTCGGCTCCGCCGTCGTCAACTGCGTCGTCTACCGTGACGGGGTCCGTCGACCGCCGGCCGACTCCGTGGAGGAGGCCGTGGGGTACGCCCGCAAGCACCGGGGCGGATTCGTCTGGCTGGGCCTGCACGAACCGAGCGCGGAGGAATTCGCCGGAGCCGCGGAGCTCTTCGGGCTGCATCCGCTCGCCGCCGAGGACGCCGTCCACGCCCAGCAGCGCCCCAAGGTCGAGCAGTACGGCGATGTCCTGTTCGCCGTGTTCAACACCGTCACCTACGTCGAACACACCGAGCTGACCGCGTCCAGCGAGGTCGTCGACACCGGATCGATCATGGTGTTCACCGGCCCCGACTTCGTCGTCACCGTCCGCCACGGCCGGCACGGCTCCCTCGGGCCCCTGCGGGAGGACCTCGAGGCGGACCCGCAGCAACTGGCCAAGGGCCCCTCCGCCGTCCTGCACGCCATCGCCGACCACGTCGTGGACGACTACGTCACCGTCGCGGACGCGGTCCAGAACGACATCGAGCAGGCCGAGACCGACGTCTTCTCCCCGCTCAGCCCCCGAGCCGCCGACGCCGGCCGGATCTACCAGCTCAAACGCGAGCTCCTCGAGTTCAAGCGTGCCGTCGTCCCGCTCAGCCGCCCCCTCGACCGGCTCGCCACCGATCCGCGGAGCTGCGTCGACCCGGAGATACAGACGTACTTCCGCAACGTCGCCGGCCATCTCCTGCGCGTCACCGAACAGATCGCCGCCTTCGACGCCCTGCTCGACTCGATCCTCCAGGCCCACTTGGCGCAGGTCACCGTCGCCCAGAACGAGGACATGCGCAAGATCACCGCCTGGGCCGCGATCATCGCCGTCCCCACCATGGTGTGCGGCGTCTACGGCATGAACTTCGCCCACATGCCCGAGCTGCGCTGGCGCTTCGGCTACCCCCTCGCCCTCGCCGTCATGGCCGCCGCCTGTGTCGTCATCCACCGCGGCTTCAAACGCAACGGCTGGCTCTAGTAGGGGCTCCGTAAGGTCTGCCCCGCCGTCGCTCGGCGTGGCCGCAGCGAACAGCTCTCTGCCGTCGGCGACGGATCGCATCCGTACCCGGCTCCTCGTCGCCGACCAGACAGGAGCGGGCGTCGGCGGTGAAGCCGTGCCCTGCGGGTCGTCCGGGCCGCGGCACGCAGTTCCGCCACGCGCGCCTCGAGTCCGGCCGTCAGGAACGCCTGTTCCGTCAGGGTCGGTTCCCCCGCTCACCCGCTCCCTGGGTCAGGCCCCTTTGCGGAAGACGAGAACCTCCGTGGAGGCGACGCCCATCGGAGCCAGGAAGCCGGCCTCCAGGCCGCAGCCGAGGGAGGCGAAGAGGTCCACGCACATCCCGCGCGGCATGGCGGCCGGGAAGGAGCCGTGCCCCGTCCCGCCCTGCGTCGCCCAGGTGCGCACCGCGGCCGGGTCCAGGCAGGTCTCGGTCATGACGTCGAAGACGATCCGGCCACCGGGCCTCGTGACACGTGCCATCTCGAAGAAATAGCGGACGGCGCAGAGGAAGGTCACGGTGTTGAAGACCTTGTGTGCCTGAACGAGGTCGACGCTGGCGTCGGGGGTCGGCGCGAGACTGGACCCCGCTGTCGGCAGAGCGATCACGCCGAACGTGTTCACCAGGTAGTCGGCCCAGGGCGCCGCCGTCTCGTAGATCTCGTAGCGGTCCGGCGCGCACTCCTTCAACGTCTTCTCCAGATACCGTCCGGACCCGGGGCCGATCTCCAGCACCGTTGCCGGACCGGCGGCGAAGACGCCGAGAGCGCGTAGTTCGTCGATGGTGGACCGGGTGGCGCCGGGCGTCCCGTTCATCACCGTGTCGATGTGGTCGCCGACCGACATACCGGACGCCCGGGCGGCCCGCATCGTCGCCTCGAAGGGGATGAAGTCGTCGACGCCCCCCAGGTTGTTGCCGCTGCGCACGATGTCGAACCCCGTGCGCCCCAGGAGCCGCTTGACCCCGGACTTCCATGCCGACGTGCCCTTGCCTGCTGCGCTCATCAGGCATCTCCCCAGGTCGTTGCCACCCTCGGGTCAGCATAGGATTTTCGGACTCCGGCGCGCAGCGAGACGGCGAATTCACGGCTTCGACGAGGTGCCGCGCCACCGGCGACCGCCGGCCCGCCTCACGGGTGTCCGGCGGCCGGCTGCTCGGGCCCCCGCTCGCCCACGCTGACCAGCCCGGTCTCGTAGGCGGCGATGACGGCCTGGACGCGGTCGCGCAGTTGCAGCTTGCCGAGGACGCGGGAGACATGGGTCTTGACGGTGGTCTCGGCCAGATGCAGACGGCCGGCCACTTCGGCGTTGCTCAGTCCGCGGGCGACCAGACCCAGGACTTCGCGTTCGCGCGAGGTCAGCGAGGCCAGGTCGCGGTGGATCGCGGCGCCCTGGCTCCCTTGCCGCGTGAACCGTTCGACGAGACGCCGGGTGACGGCCGGCGCGAGCAGGGCGTCGCCCGAGCGGACCGTGCGGACGGCGGAGATCAGCTGTTCGGGGGTGACGTCCTTGAGGAGGAATCCGCTGGCGCCGGCGGACAGCGCCGCGTAGACGTACTGGTCGAGGTCGAAGGTGGTCAGGATGATCACGCGGGGTTCGCCCGGAACGCCGGTGAGGATACGGCGGGTGGCCTCCAGGCCGTCCATCTCCGGCATCCGGACGTCCATCAGGACCACGTCGGGCCGGGTGCGCCGGACCGCGTCGACGGCCTCGGCCCCGTCGGTGGCCTCGGCGACCACCTCGATGCCGTCGGAGCGCAGGATCATCCGGAAGCCGGTGCGGACGAGGGTCTGGTCGTCGGCGAGCACCACGCGGGGCGGCGGCTCGGTCACGGTGCCTCCAGGGGGATGAGTGCCTCGACACGGTAACCACCCGTGAGGCGCCGGCCGGTGTCCAGGGTTCCGTCGTAGACGGAGAGGCGCTCGCGCAGGCCGAGCAGCCCGCGCCCGTTGCCGGCGGCCGCGGCCGGGCCGGGAGCACCGCCGGTGTCGGAGACCTCCACCCGGAGCAGGCCGGGGGAGTACTCGACACGGACGGCCGCCCGCGCCCCGGCCGCGTGTTTCACCGTGTTGGTCAGCGCCTCCTGGACCACTCGGTACGCGGTGAGCCCGATGCCCGGCGGTACGGGGCGGGCCACTCCGGTGACCTCGAGGTCGACCGGCAGGCCGGTGTCACGGACCCGCCCGACGAGCGTTTCCAGCTGCTTCAGGCCCGGTTGCGGGGCCAGCTCCCCGGCGCGGTCCGCGGCGTGGCCGTCGCCGTCCATGGTGAGCAGGCCCATGACGTGACGCAGATCGGTCATCGCGGCCCGTCCGCTCGCCTCGACGGCGAGCAGCGCCTCGTCGGCCTCGTCTGGTACGGCCCTCATGACCCTGCGGGCGGCGCCGGCCTGGATGACCATGACGCTGACGTTGTGGGTGACGACGTCGTGCAGTTCGCGGGCGATCCTGGCGCGTTCCTCGGCGACGGCCCGACGCAGCGCGTCGGCCTGCTCGTGTTCCACGGCGGTCAGCCGCGCGCGGCCCTCGTCGGTGCGCACCCGCCAGGTCCGCAGGCCGTTGGCGGCCATCGCCAGCGGCCCGAGGATCCACAGGACCACGTACTCGTTCGGGACGATGCCCGGCTGGTACGGGTAGACGTGCGTGGTCGAGGAGCCCGACGTGTAGACGAGGAGGACCGCCGTCGGGAGTGCCACCAGGGTGGGGGTGCGGTACGGGCTGTACGCGGCGGCGCTGTACACGGCGACGACGAGGGGGTAGAAGGTCAGCCGGGCGACGTCCTGCGGGGTGAGCAGGGCCAGGCAGGTCACCGCGCAGAGCACGGCCAGCGGAAAGCGGCGGCGCATCACCAGTGCGCCGGAGGTGACGAGCGCCAGGGCGCTCAGGGCGATCGCGGCGGGCGTCCCGGCCGGGTGGATCGCCTTGCCCACACCGGGGAGGATCTCGCGGACCTGGTTGTCCGCGACGTCGACGGCGTAGTACACGGTGGTGACGGCGAAGGCCGCCGCCAGCGCCAGGTCGAACCGCCGGCCGCGCCGGGTGAGGCGCGGTGCCGGCCCGGTCGGGCGCAGCGCACGGCGGGCTGCCTCACGGACCCGGTCCACCACGGTCGTCTCGTTCGTCACCGGCACATTCTCGCCGTCGCGCCGCCCCCGCGGGATCCGTCCCGGAGATCACTTCCGGCGCACCTCCTACGCCGGACGCCTACTTCTCAGGGAGGACCCCGGCAGGCCCTCGTTCCCACGGAGGACCGCGAACGGCTCGGGCGAAGGACGTGGCCGGCCCCGGTGCCCGCCTAGCGTCCAGGGCGCCGGACACGCGGAAGCAAGGAGCCTTCATGACCGAGCCGCTGATCGAACTGCGCGACGTGAGCCGCAGATACGACGACGGGCCGCCCGCCCTGAACGACGTGTCGCTGACCGTGGGAGCCGGTGAGGCGGTCGTGATCCTCGGTCCGTCCGGCAGCGGCAAGTCCACGCTGCTCAACCTGATCGCGGGCCTGGACCGGCCGGACGCGGGGACCGTGACCGTGGACGGCGTACGGGTCGACGGGCTGGGCGAGGCCGCGGCGGCGCGCTACCGGCGCGCCAAGGTCGGCATGGTCTTCCAGTTCTTCCACCTCCTCGACGACATGACCGTCGCCGACAACGTCGCACTGCCCGCGCAACTGGCCGGCATGGCGCGAGGAGCGGCGCACCGCCGCGCCGCGGAACTCCTCGAGACCCTCGGCATCGACCGGCACGCCCGCGCCCACCCGGGGCGGTTGTCCGGCGGTGAACGCCAACGCGTCGCGGTGGCCCGGGCGTTGATGAACCGCCCGCCGCTGATCCTGGCCGACGAGCCCACCGGCGCACTGGACACGGCCGCCGGCGACGACGTCGGCCGACTGCTCAGGGAGCTCAACGCCGAGGGACAGACCCTGGTGATGGTCACTCACGACCTCGCCCTGGCCCGCTCCTGCACCCGCCGCACCGTACGGATCGTCGACGGCCGGATCGCCGAGGACGCCGGTGTGCAGGGCATCGGCATGGGCGGCACCGGTGTGGCGGACACGGGCGTGGAGGTGGCCCCGTGAGCGCGCTGAGCCGGGTGGTGCGTTCGGGCGTGGAGCGGCGCCGGGTGCAGACGTTCGTGATCGGCCTGACCGCGATGGTGGCGGTCGCCGCGTCCGTCCTTGGAGGCTCGCTGCTGGTGGTCTCGGGCGCGCCCTTCGACGACGCCTTCGCCCGGCAGCACGGCGCGCACCTGTCCGTCGAGTTCGACGCGGCCCGCACCGACGCCGGCCGCGTGAAGGAGACAGGGCGCGCCGACGGGGTGGCCGCCGTGGCCGGACCGTTCCGCACCGTGTCGGCAAGCCCGCGGATCCGCGGGGGCAGGGCCGTGTGGCCGATGACCGTCGTGGGCCGCGGCGATCCCGACGGCCCGGTCGACGACCTCACGTTGAGCGCCGGGCGGTGGGCCGTCCGGCCCGGCGAGATCGTGCTGAACGCCGACGCCTCGCTGTTTCCCGACCTCGGGCTCGAACTGGCCTTCCCGGGACTGCCCGGCGACCCCGTCCTGACAGTGGTGGGCGCGGCCCGTTCGGTCACCGGGAGCGCCGACGCGTGGGTGACACCGGCCCAGGCCGCGGCCCTCACCACGCCCGGCCGTCCCGGCGGCCACCAGATGCTCTACCGCTTCACCGCCGCCGACACGGCCGCGCAGGTCGCGGCAGGCCGCGTGGCCGTGACGGCGGGGGGCAGGGCGGTGACCGCGACGCGGTCCTGGCTCAGCGTCAGGGCGTCCGCCGAGCGCGACACCGCGCTGTACGTGCCCTTCCTCCTCGCGTTCGGCGTCCTGGGCCTGGTCATGTCGGTGCTCATCGTGGGCAACGTCGTCGCCGGCGCGGTGGGCGCGGGACTGCCCAGGATCGGCGTCCTCAAAGCCGTCGGCTTCACCCCGGCGCAGGTGGTACGGGCCTATGTCGGCCAGGCGCTCGTCACGGCGGCGGCGGGCACGGTGCTCGGCCTCCTGGCGGCCCATCTGCTGGCGGTGCCGGTCATGTCCGAGACGGAGGACGTGTACGGCACCACGTCCCTGGCGGTCGCCCCCTGGGTCGACGCGTCCGTGGTCGCTGGTGTCCTCGGACTGATCGCGGTGACCGCCTGGGCGAGCGCCTGGCGGGCCGGCCGGCTGCGCACGGCCGACGCCATCGCCCTCGGGCACGGCGCGCGGACGGACCGCGGCCGGTGGGCGGCGCGCCTGGCCGGGCGGCTGCCCCTGTCACGGCCGCTCGCCCTGGGACTGACCCGCCCCTTCGCCCGCCCCGCCCGTGCCCTGGCCACGGGGACGGCGATCCTGTTCGGCGCCACCGCCGTCACCTTCACCGTGGGCATGGGGGCGTCGCTCGGCGAGGTCATGAAGGCAAGGGCACACGAGGCGGCCGACGTCACCGTCGCCGCGCCCCTGCCGGAACCCGGCCCGGACGGGCCGGTCCCCGGCACACGGCCCGAGCCCGACGCCGCCGCCGTCGCCGCGGCGATCGAGGCCCAGCCCGGCACCCGGGCGTACTACACGACCGCGACGGCCCGGGCCACCGTCTCCGGTGCGGCCGGGACCACCACGGTCGTCGCCTTCACCGGCGACGCGTCCTGGGGCGGCTACGCGATGGTCTCCGGCCGCTGGATCGCCGAGCCCGGCGAGGCCGCCGTGCCCACGCCCTTCCTCACCGCCACCGGCACGCACCTCGGGGACAGCGTCGCGCTGGGCGGTCTGGGCGGCACGGGCGAGGCGGTCACCGTCCGGATCGTCGGCGAGGTGCTCGACCCCCGCAACGACGGCATGCAGGTGTTCACCGACGCCGCGACGCTCGCACCCGCACACCCGGACCTGACCGACACCACGCAGCACATCGCGGTGACATCCGGTACCCCCGCCGCCGGTTACGCCGACGCGCTGAACACGAGCCTGGCGCCCCTGGGCGTCACCGCCCGGGCCGGCGGGACCGAAGGCGGCAGCGACGTGGTCGCCACCCTGAACGCACTGTCCGCGCTCCTGACGCTGATGCTCGTCGCCGTTGCGGCCCTGGGCGTTCTCAACGCGGTCGTCCTCGACACCCGCGAGCGCGTCCGTGAACTCGGCGTCCACAAGGCCCTGGGCATGACCCCCCGGCAGATGATCGCGATGGTCGTCACCTCCGTCGTCCTGACCGGGCTGGCCGGCGGCGTCCTGGGCGTTCTGCTCGGCGTCGCCCTGCACGGCCGGGTCGTGCCCGCCATGGGCCGCGGCGCCGGACTGGAACTCCCGGACTCCGTCCTCGCCGTCTACCCCGCGGACCGGCTGTCCCTGCTCGCGCTGGGCGGCCTGCTCATCGCCGTCCTGGGGGCGCTGCTGCCCGCGGGCCGGGCGGCTGCGGCGCGTACCGCGACCGCCCTGCGCACCGAGTAGGCCCGGGGAGCCGTCGGGCCGACGGACGCCCGCTCGTCGACCGCGATGCGGGAACCGCGGAGGCACCAGGCAGACTCTGCGGTTGTAGTCCCTTCTGACCTAAGGATGAGCCACCCATGATCACCCTCACCAAGGAAGACGGCCCGGCCGACCTGGACGGGGTCACCCATCTGTCCATCGGGGTCTCCTGGGACCCCACCGCCGGCAGCAGCGGCGGCGTGCTGGGCAAGCTGCGCCGCAAGACCGGCACCGACCTCGACCTGATCGCCGTCGCCATGCAGGGCGCGGATCCGGTGCGTCTCGCGGGTCTCGACTCACTCGACCCGATGGGCAACGGCTCGCTGGTGCACAGCGGTGACAACCAGACCGGGCACGGAGACGGCGACGACGAGACGGTGACCGTCGAGTTCGCCCGGATACCGGCCAACATCACGTCGATCGTGTTCGTCGCCGCGGCCTACAAGAAGGGCAGCTCCTTCCAGAAGGCGCGCAACATCAGCTTCAAGGTCTATGACGCGACCGGCGGCAACCCCCAGCAGGTCGCCGACATCTGGCCGAGTCTGCTCACCCAGGACAACGGCTGCGCCGTGGCGAAGGCCCTGCGGGTCGGCGGCAGTTGGAAACTCGAGGTGATCAACGTGACGGGCAAGGTCAAGCAGGGCGACGAACACGCCCTGATGCGTTTCGCCGTCAGCAAGTAGCGATGTGTGCAGGTGCGTTCTGTCGAACCGAGTGCGTGAACGGGGGCAAGGGTGAACCAGGTGCTCTACGGTGAACGGTCGTGGAACCCGCTCGCGCGGACCGTGGACCTGACCGAGGACCACGTGCGCAGGGGCGGCAGGACCACCCCGCTGAGTGAACTGAACCTCGCTGCCATGGCCGAGGCGTTCCAGCGCGGGTACTGGCTCGGCGGCGGCGGGACGGAACGCCCGCTGGAGCGGCTGGCGGAGGGTGCGGGGGTGGTGCCGGTGACCCGTGCCACGGGCGCCGCCATGCCGGTGAGGGTGCGGCAGGCCGCCGAGTTCGCCCGCAGGCTGGGAGAGTTGGCGGTGCGCCGGTGCGGTGGGCCCGCCCAGGTGGCGGCCCTGGCGGACCGGGCCCGGGCCGAGGAGGTGCCGCTGTGGATCGCGCGGCGCTTCGCACCGGGCCCGGCCGGGCCGATAACCGTCGCCGTGGACCGGCGTCTGGCGCGTGTGGACGTCTGGGGGCCGCACGCCCCCGTCGTGCGGATCCGGGCACCGCACGGCTTCACCCCCTACGCCCCCGAACAGTCCGCCGGGCTGCGCCTGACGGTCGACGGCGTCGCCGCGCAGCTGGCACTGAAGAGGAAGCTGCGCAGATCCAGGAGTCACGTGGAGGTGCGACTGCCGGGGCAGCGCTGGGTGCTGCGCCGGGAGAACGCGCTGACCTCGCGGTTGCTGCGCGACGAACGGTGTGTCGCCCTGCTGTCGAGGCCCCCTCGCCGGCCGGCGCCCGAGCCGGGGGCGGTACTGCTGCCGCTGGCTCCCGTGCGGTACGAGAGCCCTGATCCGCTGGACGCCGTCATGGCGCAGGTCTTCGCCGTCGCCTTCGGGCTCGGCGACACCACGGGCTCGGCGCGGTTCCGGTCGGAGCGGCGCCCGGCGAGCGGGTCCGGGCCCGTCGCCGCCGACGAGGGGTGGGACCGCCCCTGGTTCACCAACCTCGGCAAGGGGAGCGACGACAACGAACCCGGTGGCGGCGACGGCTGGGGCGCGGACGGCGGAGACGGCGGCGGAGGCGACAGCGGGGGTGACGGCGGAGGAGGGGACGGTGGCGGCGGCGGGGGTGACTAGGCGACGGATGTCGCCCCGTCCGCCCGCCCGTCCTGGGCCGACGGGCCCGGACCCATGGGACATCGGTCCCTGACCGGATGAACCGGTCCGATCGCACGCGGTGCGGGACGTCGGGCGTCGCTGTGGGGCCGCGCAGGTGACGGCCGTGGGCCGGAAGGGGCAGTGCCGGGGCTCGGTGGCGCATTCCCTCCTATCGTGGAGCAGCACAGTGACGGGCGGCACCGAGGCGGGCAGCACATGAGGGAACCGCGGATCGACTACGCGGCCGTGTTCCGGGCCCTCCCCGGCATGGTGGCTCTGCTGACCCCGGACCTGGTGTACGCCGACGCCAACGAGGACTTCCTCCGGTTGGCCGGGCGCACCCGCGAGCAGTTGCTCGGCCGCTACATGTTCGACGTCTTCCCGGAGAACCCCAACGACGCGGCCGCCGCCGGCATGCGCGAGACCCAGGCGTCGATGCTGCGCGTGGTGACAACCGGAGAGCGCGACACCATGGCGTTGCTGCGCTACGACATCGAGGACAG contains these protein-coding regions:
- a CDS encoding ABC transporter permease: MSALSRVVRSGVERRRVQTFVIGLTAMVAVAASVLGGSLLVVSGAPFDDAFARQHGAHLSVEFDAARTDAGRVKETGRADGVAAVAGPFRTVSASPRIRGGRAVWPMTVVGRGDPDGPVDDLTLSAGRWAVRPGEIVLNADASLFPDLGLELAFPGLPGDPVLTVVGAARSVTGSADAWVTPAQAAALTTPGRPGGHQMLYRFTAADTAAQVAAGRVAVTAGGRAVTATRSWLSVRASAERDTALYVPFLLAFGVLGLVMSVLIVGNVVAGAVGAGLPRIGVLKAVGFTPAQVVRAYVGQALVTAAAGTVLGLLAAHLLAVPVMSETEDVYGTTSLAVAPWVDASVVAGVLGLIAVTAWASAWRAGRLRTADAIALGHGARTDRGRWAARLAGRLPLSRPLALGLTRPFARPARALATGTAILFGATAVTFTVGMGASLGEVMKARAHEAADVTVAAPLPEPGPDGPVPGTRPEPDAAAVAAAIEAQPGTRAYYTTATARATVSGAAGTTTVVAFTGDASWGGYAMVSGRWIAEPGEAAVPTPFLTATGTHLGDSVALGGLGGTGEAVTVRIVGEVLDPRNDGMQVFTDAATLAPAHPDLTDTTQHIAVTSGTPAAGYADALNTSLAPLGVTARAGGTEGGSDVVATLNALSALLTLMLVAVAALGVLNAVVLDTRERVRELGVHKALGMTPRQMIAMVVTSVVLTGLAGGVLGVLLGVALHGRVVPAMGRGAGLELPDSVLAVYPADRLSLLALGGLLIAVLGALLPAGRAAAARTATALRTE
- a CDS encoding TerD family protein — protein: MITLTKEDGPADLDGVTHLSIGVSWDPTAGSSGGVLGKLRRKTGTDLDLIAVAMQGADPVRLAGLDSLDPMGNGSLVHSGDNQTGHGDGDDETVTVEFARIPANITSIVFVAAAYKKGSSFQKARNISFKVYDATGGNPQQVADIWPSLLTQDNGCAVAKALRVGGSWKLEVINVTGKVKQGDEHALMRFAVSK